The Triplophysa dalaica isolate WHDGS20190420 chromosome 5, ASM1584641v1, whole genome shotgun sequence genome window below encodes:
- the tnni4a gene encoding troponin I4a yields LFPILQKKRTKSKYSATRRLLLKTKLLRKAESLLVIEKEQKSIERENALRERAPPLKLSGLSVQELQDLCKDLHQKIDIVDEARYDLTIKVARNEAEILSLTQKIYELKGKMKRPNLKRVKKSADAVLGALTDNRVTKADFKANLKTVKKEEEKKEEVTDWRKNVEAMSGMEGRKKLFDAGQ; encoded by the exons CTCTTCCCCATCCTCCAGAAGAAAAGGACAAAGTCAAAGTATTCAGCGACACGCAGGCTTCTGCTAAAG ACCAAATTGCTGAGAAAAGCAGAAAGTTTGCTGGTGATagaaaaagagcaaaaaagCATCGAAAGAGAAAACGCCCTCAGGGAGAGAGCGCCACCCCTCAAACTTTCCGGCCTTTCCGTTCAAGAACTGCAG GACCTTTGTAAAGATCTGCACCAGAAGATCGATATTGTGGATGAAGCCAGATACGACCTGACTATAAAAGTTGCCAGAAATGAAGCAGAG ATTCTGTCACTAACCCAGAAGATTTATGAACTGAAGGGCAAAATGAAGCGACCGAACCTGAAGCGGGTGAAGAAGTCAGCAGATGCCGTGCTGGGAGCGCTCACGGACAACAGAGTCACGAAAGCGGACTTTAAAGCCAACCTCAAAACAGTGAAAAAGGAAGAGGAAAAG AAGGAAGAGGTCACGGACTGGAGGAAAAACGTGGAGGCCATGTCAGGCATGGAAGGCAGAAAGAAACTGTTTGACGCCGGGCAGTAG